The genomic interval GCATTGACCACCATTGAGCCTCGGAGCAAAGTCCTGTAGCAATCCTGTTAGAGGCACAGATTGAAGGGATATGAGCAACTGCATTGCCTGATTGAAAACCAGATACATGATCAGCAAAATAAATCACCTCCAATTGGGGGCTTAGAACGAGGTTTGCTGGTGTGGTATAAAGCTAACCTTCCCATGACAGACACCCACAAGAAGGCACTCGTATGGCCTATGATGAAAGAGGTCTAAATCACTGATCAAGGAACCATCAGCTTTCACCTACGGGAGATCAAAGAAACCAGAACCACAGCATAATGAATTCAAACATTCATAATAAAGTTAATCAATAAACggggaaagaaacacacaagaGTACCTTCAACCAGAAAAAAGTAGCAACATGTGTGACTCCCCAAGCAGGAAAGAGCTCTTTCTCAACAAAATCACGCAACTTCTCTCTATTTGTTACCCATAAGGCGACAAGGGATCCATCTGTGTGACAAAGTTGCTTGATTGGAATGGATAAGAAATAACGGTTGGGTAAAGTTTTGTACCTACAGATATTAAAACCACAACCAAAGATAAGTGTTGTGAAATACATCACCAAATATCTAATCCGACTGtaattagaaagaaacacatgtttATTGGAGAAGACAAAGTAAGGACTGTAAATTGCATCCCATCATAACACCAATTCTAAGCTGCAATTAGTCTGCACTCTCATTGGGTTCAATGGATTAACCTAACAAATTTGATTAATGTAATTTTAATGGTCTTTCCTGTTGAACTCTATAATAAACAGAAAATTACATGAATTACATCTAACGACTTACGAGATCCTAACATAAGCTTGCAGGGCCTTCCTAAACTAGAAAGCACGTAAGGCAAAGGCCCACCTTGACTTCTGCCGAGCAGCTGCCATTCTCCCATGGAGGATCAACAACTATAACACTGAAGCCACAATTAGACTCAGCTGCATTAATGAAAACAGATCGAAACACAATAATGAGTAGCTTatttttaatcaaatcaaaaggCAAGAAAttctattatatatacaaaagcAAGATATTGGCGGCAACTGAGTATGGTGCTTTATGTATCTAGGACCGTGGAAGACGAAAAAATAAACTGGTGTTTGCGACGGCCTTATAATCCATATAAAACTAAGCAGTTTATACATATTCAGAAACAGGGAATGCATATATTGATATCTATACAAACAGTTTGCAGGAAGTACCAGGAATTAGATTGTGAATCTGCCCCATATCTGACTTCCACGTGATTAAAAACAAACCATATAAGATACTAGCTAGGAGGTCTCAGTGTGTCTAAATGGATATCAGTCGGTAAGTTGGCATACCATGTAAAAGGAACTCTTTGGAGGCAAAATATATCGACAGTTCAAAACTTCAGCCTCTGCATCATTACTGCTCTCATTAACaactaagtagcacggacacggacacgagtatccgtattggacacgattcgatacgtaaaCACGGCATATAAAAATTtgtttggacacggacacgtggtgaacacgttaattaaatattatttttaatatatatatatatatttatttatttaaacaattattttataaatttgaaagtatttagaattttagatgtatatatatgtcaaaatgtgcatt from Argentina anserina chromosome 2, drPotAnse1.1, whole genome shotgun sequence carries:
- the LOC126784352 gene encoding LOW QUALITY PROTEIN: methyltransferase-like protein 2 (The sequence of the model RefSeq protein was modified relative to this genomic sequence to represent the inferred CDS: inserted 2 bases in 1 codon; deleted 1 base in 1 codon; substituted 2 bases at 2 genomic stop codons), which produces MEHSKPTEMLTDFLNSNIYRFEDSIAFFIDPVRVLNRSYTRFRVSPSAYXCPPELGAASNPRKXKRKEKKKPLNLNDRKQVADQRHQEVRAFLVKAHEVLEVMSNLRGSEASSPGVDQSFVELGQLWQAPLYDISLNFQSNYKTGEDGVVNESSNDAEAEVLNCRYILPPKSSFYMSDMGQIHNLIPAESNCGFSVIVVDPPWENGSARQKSRYKTLPNRYFLSIPIKQLCHTDGSLVALWVTNREKLRDFVEKELFPAWGVTHVATFFWLKVKADGSLISDLDLFHHRPYECLLVGVCHGKXLALYHTSKPRSKPPIGGLLQDFAPRLNGGQCIELFAREMTAGWVSWGNEPLHFQESRNFVTK